A genomic segment from Candidatus Viadribacter manganicus encodes:
- a CDS encoding PAS domain-containing protein, whose protein sequence is MGEETFHPDTRALLAYGRALAGAPGATPKKGGADQVLERLFVIERTKEGRMPIRTFGQDLVKVFGRDLREHDFARFFLAPDLALMNALIDASAAAGEPAIARVTAETVCGRKLGAEILLTPLKIDATLGNRYLGLFQALGGEHFLGGRNVQFLRLGSLHPPAAKTPKAMRLVVVND, encoded by the coding sequence ATGGGGGAAGAGACCTTTCATCCCGATACACGGGCGCTGCTTGCCTATGGGCGAGCGCTCGCGGGAGCACCTGGCGCGACACCCAAGAAGGGTGGCGCTGACCAAGTCCTTGAACGTCTGTTCGTTATCGAGCGGACGAAGGAAGGGCGCATGCCCATCCGCACCTTCGGGCAGGACTTGGTCAAAGTCTTCGGCCGCGATCTCCGTGAGCACGACTTCGCACGCTTCTTCCTGGCGCCGGATCTAGCGCTCATGAACGCCCTGATAGATGCGAGCGCCGCAGCCGGCGAACCGGCAATCGCCCGCGTCACCGCCGAGACGGTGTGCGGCCGCAAGCTCGGCGCTGAAATTCTACTGACGCCCCTGAAGATCGATGCCACACTGGGCAATCGCTACCTAGGACTTTTCCAAGCCTTGGGCGGTGAACACTTCCTCGGCGGCCGCAACGTCCAATTCTTGCGCTTGGGTTCGCTGCACCCTCCGGCCGCCAAGACGCCGAAGGCGATGCGTCTCGTTGTCGTGAACGATTAA